A genomic window from Litoreibacter janthinus includes:
- a CDS encoding OsmC family protein — protein MKSVVTYRATASCPTHARTEIPVRDVKVIIDEPIERGGTNMGPSPTETAMTALIACTNVIGHKNAHRLGVDLGEISIDAACQFDRRGVLMEEEIDVPFPAITLTVNCTTPASQEELENVGRETAKYCAIAKLFEAAGTDLTVNWVKLN, from the coding sequence ATGAAATCCGTCGTGACCTATCGAGCAACCGCCAGTTGCCCGACACATGCGCGCACAGAGATTCCCGTGCGCGATGTAAAGGTCATCATCGACGAGCCAATAGAGCGCGGGGGCACCAACATGGGCCCCTCACCAACCGAGACAGCGATGACGGCGCTTATCGCCTGCACCAATGTCATCGGACACAAAAATGCACATCGCCTGGGTGTTGATTTGGGGGAAATCAGCATCGATGCGGCGTGTCAATTCGACCGGCGTGGCGTTCTCATGGAGGAAGAGATCGACGTGCCATTTCCTGCAATCACCCTGACGGTGAATTGCACCACACCCGCCAGCCAAGAGGAGTTGGAAAACGTAGGCCGCGAGACTGCGAAATACTGCGCAATTGCCAAGCTGTTTGAGGCGGCGGGCACGGATTTAACGGTCAACTGGGTGAAGCTTAACTAA
- a CDS encoding malonic semialdehyde reductase, with protein MNAPTGKELEQARSSAQENHRALHRRISRLSDDAIDLILRDARSHYAWKDQPIADSVLHELYDITINGPTSMNTLPARFVFVKTPEGKARLAKSLKPQNVPKMMGAPVTAIIAHDMDFWKELPFLFPHEDRRHLFDGNPEYCADTAYRNGTLQGAYFMIAARALGLDVGAMSGFSNAIVDEEFFAGTTLKSNFLCNIGYADETALFQKLPRFPFDKVCSFA; from the coding sequence ATGAATGCACCGACCGGCAAAGAGCTTGAACAGGCACGAAGTTCGGCGCAGGAAAACCACCGCGCGTTGCACAGACGTATCAGTCGGCTGTCGGATGATGCGATCGACCTGATCTTGCGCGATGCGCGATCTCATTATGCGTGGAAAGACCAACCGATCGCCGACAGCGTCTTGCATGAGTTATATGACATCACGATCAACGGCCCGACGAGCATGAACACCTTGCCCGCGCGGTTTGTCTTCGTGAAGACTCCCGAAGGAAAGGCGCGGTTGGCCAAATCGCTGAAGCCGCAAAACGTCCCTAAGATGATGGGCGCGCCTGTGACTGCGATTATCGCCCATGACATGGATTTCTGGAAAGAGCTTCCGTTCCTGTTCCCGCACGAGGATCGTCGTCACCTCTTTGACGGAAACCCCGAATATTGCGCCGATACCGCGTATCGAAACGGTACCCTGCAGGGCGCTTACTTCATGATCGCAGCGCGCGCTTTGGGTCTTGATGTAGGTGCGATGTCGGGCTTCTCGAACGCGATCGTGGACGAGGAGTTCTTCGCCGGAACGACGCTGAAATCCAACTTCCTGTGCAATATCGGCTACGCTGACGAGACCGCATTGTTTCAGAAACTGCCGCGGTTTCCGTTCGACAAAGTCTGTAGTTTCGCCTGA